AACAACCCTGGATATAAACGACACATTCGCCAAAGCGTCAATCACTACTTGTATTAAGCCTACATTAGGAAATCATGATGGATCTATGGAAAAGCTCACAACTACAGTGTCTCCGTCAATTGACCGACTTTTCTTTTTAGCCAACATGTTCTTCAAGAGACTCACGTTATCAAACAGTTTATCAAATTTATCTTTCACCACATGTCGAGGATTGTCTACGCTTGGTTTGACGTATGAAATCTGTTCACCTTGCGGCAGTCTTCCTCGGTTCCTTGTCAATGCATCAATAGTCCGTAAGCATCCCACTGTTGGCCGCGAGAGAAAATTACTGAGTCCTTATTCGTGGTTCTCCAGCGGCTGTGGTATATCCTAGCACTATGTTGCTGTGATAGTGCGGCCATATCGGCTATCCACCGGTTCGCCGTCATTGCGGCGAAGCTTACCCGCAAATCATGCAATCCTGCCTGAGGATCATTACATCAAGAGCCGAGAAAAAGAATGATACCCTCACTTGGTGATCCAAAGCCTTGGATCTACCCTTTGCTGATCTTAATTAACCCAATGTTCTATCAAGGAAGTGTATACCGACTTATCTTTTAGTTGACTTCGCTGGCACAACTCATTCTAATTACGACTGATTTTTACCTATGCTCTGTATGTTTACATAAGCTGTTCAAGTTTCGTTCTCAACTTGTCGGGCATGATCTCCAACGGTTTTTATCTCTAAGATCAAAAACACGCACCGAACAAGAGATTTCATGCAAGCATTAAACGGAAGTTGCTTGGCTCTCAAAGCTTGGTAAATTTTCAATACGACGATCTTTGCTCCTTAAAAAGAAGTATCTTGACTCTTCAGGATTTAGACATTTTCTTGGCACTGGTAGATTTGAGCTTCGGGCTCTAGGGTTGTAACTCCTGCTTTAAATTTACCAATAAGTCTTGCAAAATGTTTCTGAACCTGTGCTCAACACCAGCCGTTGGATGGGTGATCAGTATACCAATTGTAATTTTTCTTTGAACCACATTCACTTGTCCCGTGACAAAGAACCATCGGGCATCACGGCGAAAGTTCCAACTTAGATATGAATGTGCTGGCAGCCCTCTCGTTGCTTTACAATGCTAGATCTCTTTCATCAGATACATACTGTGTTGAGGTAAAATCCCACTAAATTTACCTTCATACACACCGATTTGAGATTTATGTGTTCCTCCGTTATTGACAATGCGGTTTATGCTGGGCGCGGTGGTCCAGTATCAGATCCAAGAAGTCTTCCTTGTGCCACATCTCTTAATGTTCTCCATGAACCCGAGACACACACGAGTCCGAGCAAGAGCTGTGTGTCTAGAAGAATTCAGCCAGTACTATATGCTTTTAAGGTGCCTGTAGGAGCGCTGGAAGTTGTGGTGAGAGTTCGTACGGATTTTGTGACAACGAAGACGTAGCGCGGCTTTGATGGACGTTTTCAATCCAGCCAACCCTAGACCCGCGACTAATTACAATCACTAGCTTATTGAAATTACCATTTTTTGGCAAACTCAAGTCTGGCCCGTATCCTCCAACGACTTGCTGATATTTTATTGCCAAGTCTCCGGTGGCTAAATTACTGTGATCGACATTTATAGGGAGTCTGAAAGCAGTGCTAGAGCCCATCGCACCAGCTATGGGTATAGCTTGAAATGATGGAGATTTTCAAGTCCAGCAAAGGGCAACCAATCTACCTGGTCaaaaaaaaggctctggGATCTATCCATTTCGAACAGGATCCACAGGTCAACTTTGATGCAGAAATGTTGTCACATCATCCAACACTTATTGGACTAGAGGCCATTGGACCGCTGCTGTTGCTTCGGTTGTCTTGACTCCAAGACTGTCTAAACTTATGGGTGCAGACATATTCAATAGAGTGTAGAGCTTGAGCACGATCTCTGCCAATTCTCAATCTGTGATCTTGGGTACACAAGTTGCCTCTCTCGTCGCTTTTGGACCGGGGGGGAGAGGTTGCAGTCCCCGCGCCGACCAAAAGCCTCCAAGTCCAACAACGGTTTTCTGGGTGAATTTTCTAGGTTTGAACGTGAAGAAGACAAATTTCATGTATTCGATTAATGCAGTAGGTATGTGATCGACCTCTATATGATGAAAATTACTTGTACAATATTGCCACTCGGGGCCTAACGTGCTATCGTGTCGTGCAAATTCATCCATCTCATGACAAATGTGAATCCAAAATGCAACACCAGTTGAAAGAAGAGACGAACTTGTTggttttttggtttttgaaAAAGCCTTTGCACTCAAGCGATCTCCGTGTGAAGGGTTCCCTGTGACTTGCGACCATACGGGTTCTCATCCGCGATCCAGTCCTGGTGGCGTTCGGGAATCTGGTAGTCGCTGCTCTTCCAAGGAACAACCTTGTTGACATACATCCAGTCAATCTCCTCGAGCGTGCGACCCTTTCCTTCAATGACGAAGAAGTAGATAACGCCAACAGCCACGAAAAGGCAACCAGCGAAAACGTATCCGTAGGCAAAGTCAATATCTTTGGTgatgaaggttgtgaagaaGCTGAGGAGGAAGTTCCACAGCCAGTTGGTTGCGGTAGCTAGGGCCATACCCTTGGCACGGTACTTGGAGGGGAAAAGCTCGGCGATAATAGTCCAGATCATCGGGCCCCAGGTCATAGCAAATGCCGCAATAAACAGACAGGTGACGACAATCATACCTTTGCCGGCATTGGGAGTGTTGGAAGGTGTTTCCACGTCCAGAACAAAATGGCCAATGGACGCGAAGATCATGAACATGGCAAACATCCAGACCGCTCCGAACATTAAGGACTTGCGACGACCGAAGTTCTCAACAACGTACAAGCCGCCAAAAGTCGTGCCGAAGTTCACAGCACCGAGGATGCACTGGGTCACAAAGCTATCCGAGATACCAGCGCCTTGAAAGATAGTGGTACCCTATCAAAGATCAGTGATTTTGGCCAAGAATAAAAGTTAAAATTGCAATGGCTGTAGAAACTGACATAGTAGAAAAAGTAGTTAGCGCCGCTCAGCTGCTGCAGTGACTGCAGGACCATGCCAAGTGCAATGCGGTAGAGCATACGAGGAGCAGTGAGGAATTCATTCCACTTCTGGTCATCAGATTCGGCTTCGAACTGCTCACGAATCTCCCTCATCTCTTCTATAATGCGGACATGGTTCTCTGGGATGCCATAGAGCTTAGCTAGGGTGCTTTGGGCACTCTCGGCCTTTCCATGGCGGAACTCATACCGTGGGCTTTCCGGGAAGAATGCCATACCGCCGCCGAGGACCAGGGCAAAGAGGAAGGTGAGACCGAGAGTGATGCGCCACTGAGCAGTGCCATCAAGGGTGTGAGTACCCAGGTTGATGCAGTAGGCCAAGAAAATACCGAGGGTGACGAACAACTGGTAGCAACTGATCATGGCACCACGGATGTGACGGGGGGCACTTTCACCTTGGTACATGGGCACGAGCAACGAGCAACCACCAACGCCAAGACCCGTGACCCAACGGCCAATGACCATCTGGTACCAGTGGCCGTCAGGAGAGGTAATTTGAACAATTAAACCGACGTTGAGGATCATACACCAGAGAGTGATGGACCACTTCCGGCCCAACATATCAGCGATGGGAGCTCCAGCTAAGGCACCGATCAAAGTTCCGATGGACAACAAGCCGACAATGAGACCGGATCGCACACTGCTGAATTCGTAGGAACCATCTTTGTTGAGCTTACCATACCGCTCCAGGTAGTTGCTCATTTCCTGGAAGCCGGAAATCTGACCCGTGTCATATCCGAACAGCAGACCACCCATCGAGACAAAGAGGGCCATCACcaaggatcgcatggttaTCCGAGGGATTGGGGTATCGATGCCTACAGATTGTGTGGGTTTCTGAACGGCACTATTTTGGAGGGACGAATCGAGGTGCGGCTGTTGAGCTGGGGTGATGGACTCCCCATAGTGGGAAGGCGCTTCGACACCCATGGTATAGCTTGGGGGGAGACTGTTTTGGCCTGTCCAAGAGTTTGGTTTTTCAAGTTGTAttcaaggggaaaaaaagaggcaGGAGGACCAGCTTGTAAGAATAAtgagaagaaagaggaagagagggaaACAAGCCCATGGAGAACAAAAAACCTTGGGGAACATGGGGGAACAGGGGTCTTTTTGTAATTCAGCAATCAGAGGGGAAAAAATTGCAAACCCTGGAGTTGATGTGGGGAGAGAATTGTGGAGAGTCGATTCGAGCGAGATGACGATGCCCATGGCTGCTcctctgtactccgtatacaaAATAGGCTGACAACAGTTAACAAGCCGGCAGAAGCCGACTTGCTCAGACACTCCACCAGGGGGAAAGGCCACATAGGGCAGGTTCCAAGCGATGATCGGCTCTGGTTCACCGTTTTCTGGTGGATAGCCGATTTGTTGGGCGCAAGGGTCGGGAAGTGGCGGGTTCAAGTTCGTAGGCCCAAGGCCGTACCGACGAACTGATTCGGGATCAGCAATCTTAGTCGGgaccgaggaagaggctgCGAACGATCTCTCCTTCGGTATGTTGTTGCCGTATCAAAGTGCTTTGTGAATAGTCACAGAAGAGTAGATTAAAATTCGAACCTATACAGCATTGAAAGCGTAGTGGGCCAGGAAGAAACTTTAAAAGAAACCCCGGCCATTCCCCAGGCCCGGGTTCTCTCCGGGTTCTCTCCTGACTTAAGTGAAACTCCTTTCCTGATCGGTATGCCGGTGAAAAAATCCACGAATACTATCTACTCTAGACACTGAAGGGGGTTTTCGAGGGAAAATGCGGAGTCTGGAGGGGATATACTCCATAACACTAAGTTGAGACATTACTACTAATTCACTGGCAGAACAGTGTTTTTACAAATGACCTTACAACATATATATTCTCCGTGCATAGCCTGTGTGAGGGCCAATTTCAATCCCGCGAAAAAAATTCAGCAAACATCGACACTGCTTTTGATACCCCGATGCCGAGTCCCGAGCTCGTCAGTGGCGGGCCTCCGGGCGCCACACCCGTCGTCCTACGTCATTGAAGAATTCTCAATCCTCTAATTTTTTTGGGAAAAAAATATTCTTTCATAATTTTATGTAAGTTGTGTGAAAATTTTCACATTGGCATAATAAATTTCATTATTATTATCTTTTGCATTAAAATCCAAAGATCCAGTACCCCTTAAGGATCCATGGACTTCCCTAGACCATTTCCTAAACAAGCAGTTCATGAAGTTCTTCCATCAATCCACTCACCTCCTCGCTCTAAAACCCCGGCTTTGGAGTCAGCACATACCCCCAACACCTATGGGGCAGGTATCGCTTAATATGTCACCCTCCGTGGTTCCCCGTAGTTTCTCCAACCTCAATAGTTACCTACAAAGTAGCTCGGCTCCGTTTGCCGGTTGATCCGCCACCCAAAATCCGGCATCCATGCTGGGATATTCGATGACAAGTCGGGGCATTTTTTTCCACGAACTTTTTCAAACTTGGAAACATGTCCCGCCTAGTCTTTCAGAACAGAGGTACCACAACAGTGGATATGAATGCATAGAAAAGTTAGGTCGCAATTCTGGAGTCAAGCTTGAGAGCTGTAGAATCGAGGCATCCTTCATTCTGTGCAAATCAACAACTCAAATAAGCTTGTGAGAAACATTATGGGAGGGGCCATAAAACGGGTATTTGTTGCGACTTTGTAGCACTTTTTGCCGAATACTATGTTGCAATGCAGGGTTGAAGACAGGGCATTGAAACCCGGAAAATCTTCGGATCGTCATCGTGGCGTACTCGGTATGGAGTAGCACTCCATTGAAATGGAAGGATCGGCGGAGAGCACATCCGTCCTAGTTTTGGAGGGCAAAGGCTCACAAAAACAATAAGAGGTCTTGGCATTTTGGGTTATGAATGGCTGATATCGTTGCTGTGTACCTACAAAAGACAAGGAAGCTCTCTACAGGAAAGTCAGAGTCTGTCACCACAGGGTGGGGGCCTGTCACATGTCACCGCATGTGATAACCGGTCACATGTCAAATACATTATTGTATTACATAATAGCATCTTAGCACGATTTAAtagttaactaactagttaactagttGGCAATTGAAACCGGCGGAATTTAGGATTAAAAGCCAATAGAAGAAGAGTAATTATGTGAGCGGTAGGTGTATTTGTCTTGGCGCTCTTCAACTATTGTGTTATCTAGGCAAATCAAGCCGGGAGCGTACCTGTCAATGTAGATCCTGCCGATCTTTCTGCACTAGTAATTTTGAtattttgttttttttttccgaaTACTGCTACTGTTGACgccgtactccgtagacgtTCTATGCAATACACCGCGTTGGCCATCATTAGCGTGTTCTTGGCGAAGCCACATTGTCAGAATTTTGATTGACTATGGAGCGTTCGGAGTAGATTCTTCCAAATTACTCCATACTAAAGCTTACAACAaaggtggggggggggggtccaTTAATTGTGGTGTGAGTGTGTTATGTTTGGTCGACTTGGTCCGCACAGGTGGGAAAAGGAGCGGATTTTGTTAATTGAGTTAGAGTTGTACATATTCATTGATCGTGCCATACCGAGGGACAGATGCTAGAGATCTACTATGAAGCATTAGAGAGCTCTGGGAAATCTCTACAACACAGTTGCgctgaagaagagagaggcTATCAACAGATACTAGACTGAAGTACTGGTATGCAGCAATGGTATGACTACACATACCATTGTTGCATACCTGGATTTCTGTCACTTCTTACAATAATCGGCCTACCTAGCCGGTCTTCCATCTATAATAATTGAGTGTCAATGACTTTTCTTCGGCTCTCGAGGACAGCGGCTGAAACGCCTTGACCAATTGAGGCAAGCGTGTGAATACTTCGTCCGCATTTCCTTTTCTGCAGGACTTGCCTCCTCCCACAATTTCAGTTGATCCACGCGCACCCTTAAGTTCTTAGATACCCCGCGTACTAATGCAAGTGGTTTGGCTTATGGACTTTGGTCCTGCAAAGGCCGAATGATCGGTGTTTCGCAAGCGGACTACCGCCTAGATTACTCCGCAAAGAACACGGGGAGCGTGCGGCATAAGCTCGATGAGAACATTCTATGGCCTGATGTATTCTCTAGTCTATGGGATGATTTCAATTTCCTAGTTCACGGCGGAAGTCGTTCCCCGTCTGTAGACAGTCTGCCCACTCCCAGAGAGTGTATATATATTTTTCATATCCTCACACAAACACATAGGCATACAAAGGCGAACGACAGGTGCACTAGAAATCCAAGAACAACATGAAAACGCTAGCAATCTTATCTCTGACTGGCCTAGTCTCTGCCCAAGCTGCTCCATACGCTCAATGTGGTGGGAGCGGTTATTCAGGCCCTACAACATGTGTCTCGGGCTGGACTTGCCGACATCAGAATGACTGGTTTAGTCAGTGTCTCGCCTGTAAGTGTGCTAAGATGTATCTGTTTCGATGCTTTGAAATCAACTAACACAGAACCTTTCAGCTTCTAGTGGTGGTACCACTACTCTATCAACAAAAGTCTCGGTCTCTTTGACAACCACAACTAAAACAGCCACTACAACAAAGGCAACCACCACGAGTGCAAGCAGCACAGGTTTCCCTAGTACCAATGGACTGGACTTTGAGATTGATGGAAAGACAAGCTACTATGCCGGTTCCAATTCCTACTGGATTGGCTTCCTCACAAACGATAACGATGTGGATCTTGTGTTTGACCATATGGATGAATCTGGGCTCCGAATCCTTCGAGTTTGGGGATTCAACGATGTCAACACTATTCCACCTCCAGGGACTGTGTATTTTCATTTGCTAAAAGACGGGACTGCCACCATCAACACCGGTGCAGATGGCCTGCAGCGCCTGGACTATGTTGTTGCCTCTGCCGAGGCACGGAATGTGAGACTGATCATAAACTTTGTCAACAACTGGTCGGATTATGGAGGTATGGCCGCCTATGTCACTGCTTTTGGTGGCAGCCAGACAACCTGGTATACAAATACCGCGGCTCAAACGGCCTACCGTGCTTACATCAAAGCTATTGTTTCACGATATATTGACTCGCCTGCCGTTTTTGCATGGGAGTTGGCTAATGAGCCCCGCTGCCATGGCTGTGACACTTCGGTTCTTTACAACTGGATCCAGTCGACTAGTGCTTATATCAAATCCCTGGACTCGAAGCACATGGTCGCCATTGGTGATGGTATTTAGGCCCCTGAGATCTCTGCCACCTGGTCGGTTGTCTAACCCATTTTCTAGAGGGCTTCGGACTGGACGCTGGGTCGGATGGCAGCTACCCCTACAGCTACGGTGAGGGTCTGAATTTTACGATGAACCTAGGAATTGATACCGTCGACTTTGCTACATTCCATCTCTACCCCTCGAGCTGTGCGTATAGCCTGTTTCCATTACCCTTGTTTTAGACCTTGCTAATTTATTCACGAAAGGGGGAACCACCAATGATTGGGGTAACGGATGGGTCACATCCCACGGAGCTGCCTGTGCAGCAGCCGGCAAGCCTTGTCTCTTTGAAGAGTACGGCGTGACTTATGATCACTGTGCTATTGAGGCTCCGTGGCAGAAGACAGCGTTGGACACTACTGGCATTGCAGCTGATCTCTACTGGCAGTATGGAGACACACTGAGCTCGGGAAAATCTGCCGATGATGGCAACACCATCTACTACGGAACAAGCGATTTTACCTGTCTGGTGACGGATCACATCGCAGCCATTGACTCCTAGGGGCCAGAGCTGTGGGGTTGTACGGAGGAGAGAGTCCAGCAGCGAGTCAGGAAGCGAAGATCTGTTGTACCTACTGAGCAAGGACTAAGGACCATTTGTTCTTTGTCATGATTTTGAATTGGCTGCGCAGTTTATGTTGTGGACAAATCGCGCAGAAAGAACTATTTTGATTGGGTATTTAGGATTGTGTACGAGCAACTCGGTGCTTTTCTAGGATTATTTAGATTGGGCTGGCCCCGGAGGGCGTAGAGAGGTTGGTGTCGCGATGGATGAAGAGTTTCATGTTGCGAGGGCAAGAGAGGTTTGTGTTGCGAGGGCAAGAGGGCTTTTTGTTGCGAGGGCAAGGGAGTTTCATGTCGCGATGGCAAGACAAATTCAAGGGCTCGGTGCCTTCTTGGGGACTTCACCGTAGGCTGAAGGTTCAGGGGAATATTCATCCCGCTCTACGGCATCGGTTGGCGGTCCACGATAATTGTTGTAGCCCCAGACACCATACCAGATGGCAGCAATACCAATGAAGCCAGCGAACACCACCGAGGCATAGTTCATGCTCTCCTTGGTCACAGATTCAAGTGTCGGCATGCAGAAAAGAGGAATCGCAAGAAGACTCCAGCCTAGAAAGATCAGAACGGTTAGCTTggggcttagggcttagtgacggggggggggggggggggggttagaAAAGCAACTCACAAAGAGCAACAACGTTAGAGATTAGGCCAAAGACCCCAAAGTTGAAGCGACCGTTCTTGATATCCTCACGACCACGGAAGATCAGGGAAACGGCGATCGGGCAGGCGTAGCTCATGGTCAAAAAAATGACACCAACACCCGAGAAGGCATTGTATGCAGCAGTAGAGCCAAAGTAGATCACACCGAGAATAATTTCCACGACCATACCCAATACTAAAGCGTTGAAAGGAATGTCGAGGGTCTTGTGGACAGTGCTCCACCAGGCCGAGCCGGGAATGCCCCCATCGCGGGCAAAGGCCCAAGTACAACGAGAGGTGGCGGTCACACAACCGACACCGCAAATAATACCCAGCACAAGGAGGGGAATAAGCAGACAGAATGTACCTGCGGAGTTGCCGATGGCAGCCTTGAAGATGGCAGGGGTGGGCTGGCCCGAAGCCAGATTTACCAGGTATGTGAGATCGGGAAGCACGAAACAGACGGGAATCAAGAAGAGAAGACCAGCAATAAAGTTGATTATGACGGTGCCGACCATGGCCTTCGGGACCATGACGGCGGGCTCTTGAACCTCCTCGCAGAGACTAACGGGCACCCCATGTTAGCGTACAGGGAACGGCCGACTTAGATTCAGGGTCGGACTCACGAGATAATCATACCGGTCGCCGATGTAGCGTAGGCGGCCTGCAAGAGACCGATGAAGAACGACCACCCCGCGGGCCACCCGGCCTGAGTTTCGAAGTGACCAAAGACCCATGACGCATCGTGACGACCTTGCTTGGCGATAGCCAACAGGCAGACGACAATGGCGAGTAAACCGGCCATAGTCCAGAAAATGGCGAATGTCTAGAAACGACAGTTAGGAATGTTGCTTCCTGGGGACAAGGAGCACGAGCAACGCCTACCTCCAACCACGGCAGCCATTTGTTGCCAAACGCCGAGATGGCGTGCGTCAGCAAAGTGATGGCTAAAAATATGAGGAAGGTCTGATAGGTCTGGAAATCATCAGTGATCCCAACGCCAGGCGATTTTTCGAAGACATCCAGACAAGCCACGAAGAGCAGGGCAGTCCCAAAATTGACAGCGAGGGTGATGGTGATATTCCCCGCCACGTAAGACCAACCACAGATCCACGATGCAACGCGACGACACCACAAGGGTGACAAGACGAATGTTTGATAGTAGACACCACCTGCAGTTGGGTAGACCGAAGTGATTTCCGCCAGTGAGATAGCCACACATAGAATCAAAAAAGTGACGATCACCCAGCCCCAAATGATATTGGCCGGCCCACCTGCGGCGAGTGGGTAGTATAGAGTTGTCGACAAGCCGTAGGGAACCGAGGAGAGAATGAAGCACATAAAAGTGACTTGCCAGATAGATCGATTGCGAGAGAATTCAGGCTTGTATCCCATATCCTCTAGGGTACGATCCGCATTGGAGGTGCTCACGCCTTGTTCGACCATCACCGCGGAAGGGCGACGGAATGCATCATCAGCAGCCATCAGGAATGAAGTTATTGAAAGATGTTTCTGATCTGCATATGGTAGATGCAGTTGTAGATATTAGGTAGGGTAGctgactactccgtagagagGGTGCAAAAGAGATAAGAGAAGTAAGAGAAATCCCAAACCAAAATTCGGACGAAacagaaaaagagaaaaaaagaaaacgccACAGAACGGGAATATGGAAAAAATAACCCAAAAAACATGACCGGCAGATTAAAATGCAAGCGAATGAATGGCATCAGAATCCACCTCGCTCCACCTGGCCCCATCGGGATCCACTGGACACGAGCGCGATTAACTTTGAGCCAGTCAACGTGCATGGAGAGACAGGGTGATTGTTGGTCCGACCAATCAAACTGCTTCTAGAATTCAaaatcttccaaggttcctaGTGTCATCCTTGTTTCAAAGCTTTTGGAGAAGATTGGAACATGGGGGTTGTGTTGTCACCGGAGGAACTCTACAACTCTCTCCACGTACGACACAGGGTTGGAGTTGACGGGTTATACAAATCAGTTCTTACCTACTCGGTATCTAGGTACATAGATACACAGGGAGTGGCCCATAATCTATTTAACTCCCCATTGATATGTTTACTAGCTAACTTTAAAACCAGTTTTGCCATGAATGTCGTAGGCGTTGGTCCGCCGGCTCTGAGACCTAAGGAATGTTCTCCAGGCAAAACGGACCCCCAATTGTTTTGCAGACTCTCTGGTTTTTCTTCTGCGATATAGGGTATATTACCGGAAATCAGAAGGACTGATGGAATACGGAGGGGACGTGTGAAGTTGAACTATTCCCCTGACTCTATCAGGTTCCGATACCAGCCGTGTTCTGACAGGCCATCCCGCAAGTATTAGAGATACACCTCATTTAAAAAGGGGCACAGGCCCTCGGCGCAAATTCTCAATTGGTCACAGCTTTCTGGGTTATGACTTTTGAGTCAATTCCCTACGGTGTCCGGAGTAACCCCGTACTTCAGTCCATTTTTGACGAGCCAAAATCAGATGGCAACTGGGAGCGTTTGGTGCTAAAATTTTACCTTCTGAATTGGTTGGGCAGGAATCCAACTGTGCGATCCCTAAttctcttttccctttcATTGAGAGGAATCACATTTATGGGACGAAGAACTGCCCAACTTCATGCTCCATGACGGATCTATGTCCAACCAAACGGATAGCACTAGTGACATGTTGGTGCCTGAGGTGTCGGGCCA
Above is a genomic segment from Penicillium digitatum chromosome 3, complete sequence containing:
- a CDS encoding MFS monosaccharide transporter, putative, with amino-acid sequence MGVEAPSHYGESITPAQQPHLDSSLQNSAVQKPTQSVGIDTPIPRITMRSLVMALFVSMGGLLFGYDTGQISGFQEMSNYLERYGKLNKDGSYEFSSVRSGLIVGLLSIGTLIGALAGAPIADMLGRKWSITLWCMILNVGLIVQITSPDGHWYQMVIGRWVTGLGVGGCSLLVPMYQGESAPRHIRGAMISCYQLFVTLGIFLAYCINLGTHTLDGTAQWRITLGLTFLFALVLGGGMAFFPESPRYEFRHGKAESAQSTLAKLYGIPENHVRIIEEMREIREQFEAESDDQKWNEFLTAPRMLYRIALGMVLQSLQQLSGANYFFYYGTTIFQGAGISDSFVTQCILGAVNFGTTFGGLYVVENFGRRKSLMFGAVWMFAMFMIFASIGHFVLDVETPSNTPNAGKGMIVVTCLFIAAFAMTWGPMIWTIIAELFPSKYRAKGMALATATNWLWNFLLSFFTTFITKDIDFAYGYVFAGCLFVAVGVIYFFVIEGKGRTLEEIDWMYVNKVVPWKSSDYQIPERHQDWIADENPYGRKSQGTLHTEIA
- a CDS encoding Glycoside hydrolase, superfamily; the encoded protein is MKTLAILSLTGLVSAQAAPYAQCGGSGYSGPTTCVSGWTCRHQNDWFSQCLASSSGGTTTLSTKVSVSLTTTTKTATTTKATTTSASSTGFPSTNGLDFEIDGKTSYYAGSNSYWIGFLTNDNDVDLVFDHMDESGLRILRVWGFNDVNTIPPPGTVYFHLLKDGTATINTGADGLQRLDYVVASAEARNVRLIINFVNNWSDYGGMAAYVTAFGGSQTTWYTNTAAQTAYRAYIKAIVSRYIDSPAVFAWELANEPRCHGCDTSVLYNWIQSTSAYIKSLDSKHMVAIGDEGFGLDAGSDGSYPYSYGEGLNFTMNLGIDTVDFATFHLYPSSWGTTNDWGNGWVTSHGAACAAAGKPCLFEEYGVTYDHCAIEAPWQKTALDTTGIAADLYWQYGDTLSSGKSADDGNTIYYGTSDFTCLVTDHIAAIDS
- a CDS encoding Amino acid permease, putative, which encodes MAADDAFRRPSAVMVEQGVSTSNADRTLEDMGYKPEFSRNRSIWQVTFMCFILSSVPYGLSTTLYYPLAAGGPANIIWGWVIVTFLILCVAISLAEITSVYPTAGGVYYQTFVLSPLWCRRVASWICGWSYVAGNITITLAVNFGTALLFVACLDVFEKSPGVGITDDFQTYQTFLIFLAITLLTHAISAFGNKWLPWLETFAIFWTMAGLLAIVVCLLAIAKQGRHDASWVFGHFETQAGWPAGWSFFIGLLQAAYATSATGMIISLCEEVQEPAVMVPKAMVGTVIINFIAGLLFLIPVCFVLPDLTYLVNLASGQPTPAIFKAAIGNSAGTFCLLIPLLVLGIICGVGCVTATSRCTWAFARDGGIPGSAWWSTVHKTLDIPFNALVLGMVVEIILGVIYFGSTAAYNAFSGVGVIFLTMSYACPIAVSLIFRGREDIKNGRFNFGVFGLISNVVALCWSLLAIPLFCMPTLESVTKESMNYASVVFAGFIGIAAIWYGVWGYNNYRGPPTDAVERDEYSPEPSAYGEVPKKAPSP